In Pleurocapsa sp. PCC 7319, the following are encoded in one genomic region:
- a CDS encoding glycosyltransferase family 2 protein: MKNDIKLENLVSIGITTQNRWEDLRVGLTKIVEAGLESLTILIIDDGSEIPCPFDLEELPFHNLQFQKYSTSEGLIVRRNQIAKAIPTKYYLSFDDDSYPVSGSLKAAVKFAENREDLLCLSFPIYNPIQKKYENSSTQQQPYQVRAFVGCGHLLHCDRFLQLGGYREELIHQGEEMEIAARAFQQGLHCYHFPDFLIHHTASNRGRNWWRMDYYGSRNNVLWNDWYVPQRLKVLKQIRTLISRLFLSFKIKRLGVIQGEIAGLIDIFKLQNYRQTMTLFFFKEWQNLPYS, from the coding sequence ATGAAGAATGATATAAAGCTCGAAAATTTAGTCTCCATTGGTATTACTACCCAAAATCGCTGGGAAGATCTACGAGTTGGGCTAACTAAAATTGTTGAGGCAGGTTTAGAATCTCTTACTATCTTGATTATCGATGATGGCTCAGAAATTCCCTGTCCTTTTGACCTGGAGGAACTTCCATTTCATAATCTTCAATTCCAAAAGTATTCCACTTCCGAAGGCTTGATTGTACGGCGCAACCAAATAGCTAAAGCAATCCCAACCAAATACTATCTCAGCTTTGATGATGATTCTTATCCAGTTTCAGGCTCTTTAAAAGCTGCGGTTAAATTTGCAGAGAATCGTGAAGATTTACTATGTCTGAGTTTTCCTATTTATAATCCAATACAAAAAAAATATGAAAACAGTTCTACCCAGCAACAACCCTACCAAGTTCGAGCCTTTGTAGGTTGTGGTCATTTATTACATTGCGATCGCTTTTTACAGTTAGGTGGTTATCGAGAAGAATTAATCCATCAAGGAGAAGAAATGGAAATAGCTGCTAGAGCTTTTCAACAAGGCTTACACTGCTATCATTTCCCTGACTTTTTAATTCACCATACGGCTTCTAATCGAGGTCGTAATTGGTGGCGGATGGATTATTATGGTTCCCGAAATAATGTTTTATGGAACGATTGGTATGTTCCCCAAAGATTAAAAGTACTTAAACAAATTAGGACATTGATATCACGACTATTTCTTTCTTTTAAAATCAAAAGATTAGGAGTAATTCAAGGAGAAATAGCGGGGTTAATTGATATATTTAAACTACAAAATTATCGTCAGACTATGACTTTATTCTTTTTTAAAGAATGGCAAAATCTCCCCTATAGCTAA
- a CDS encoding acyltransferase has product MGTLVVQFISLIEGLKSRWRNIYYRFLGVKLNGYVWLRQVEIPRNYSDIEIEANCALDRGVTLLCSGEALTHPKILIGANTYLNRHTFIDAILSVTLGHDCAVGPNCYITDHDHGLDIQLPPLQQPMIANKTKIGDRVWLGANVTVLKGVHIGDDAVIGAGSVVTKDIPAGAIAVGVPAQVIKSKELPTVTC; this is encoded by the coding sequence ATGGGAACGCTTGTTGTTCAGTTTATTAGTTTGATAGAAGGACTTAAAAGTCGCTGGCGTAATATTTACTATCGTTTTTTGGGAGTGAAACTCAATGGTTATGTTTGGCTACGTCAGGTGGAGATTCCCCGTAATTACTCAGATATTGAGATTGAAGCAAACTGTGCTCTAGATCGAGGTGTCACTTTACTTTGTAGCGGCGAAGCCTTAACCCATCCCAAAATCTTGATTGGCGCAAATACCTATCTCAATCGCCATACTTTTATTGATGCCATTTTGTCAGTTACCCTGGGACACGATTGCGCTGTTGGTCCTAATTGCTATATCACCGATCACGATCATGGTTTAGATATTCAACTTCCTCCTTTACAGCAACCAATGATTGCCAACAAAACTAAAATTGGCGATCGCGTTTGGTTGGGGGCAAATGTGACTGTTCTCAAAGGCGTACATATTGGCGATGATGCAGTAATTGGTGCGGGAAGTGTAGTCACCAAAGATATTCCCGCAGGGGCGATCGCTGTTGGCGTTCCTGCCCAAGTTATTAAGTCTAAAGAATTACCCACAGTTACTTGCTAG
- a CDS encoding glycosyltransferase family 2 protein, with protein sequence MHFLPVSAIVATRNRSHPLTRMLNSMAKQTLQPQEIIIADGSDNDATEQLCSSEISNLTSKVIYHPATAIGAATQRNQALAYATQNHIWLLDDDIILEPDCLAKLWQALQSDSKLGGVNAMITNQKYLPPGKITSILFRLLHGRCENSYAGKCIGPGLNLLPEDNPELPEVVTVEWLNSGCTLYRREALPEPLFPPVFIGYSLMEDLSLSLTVGKRWKLANARTARIFHDSQPGEDKNNPGVLAKMDLVNRHYVMTTVLNRATLQDYFKLTILQLFGIATSLISLRGWLNLPAILWGKIIAIAEIINSDYETLEPGAANK encoded by the coding sequence ATGCACTTCCTACCCGTCTCTGCCATAGTTGCAACCAGAAACCGTAGTCATCCTCTTACCAGGATGCTTAACAGCATGGCAAAACAAACCTTGCAACCTCAAGAAATAATTATTGCAGATGGTTCAGATAATGATGCCACCGAGCAATTATGTAGTAGTGAAATTTCTAATTTGACATCAAAGGTTATTTATCATCCAGCAACCGCCATCGGTGCTGCAACTCAACGCAATCAAGCTCTGGCTTATGCTACCCAAAACCATATTTGGTTACTTGATGATGACATTATTTTAGAACCAGATTGCCTGGCAAAACTCTGGCAAGCCTTACAAAGTGACTCAAAATTGGGGGGAGTTAATGCCATGATTACTAATCAAAAATATTTACCTCCAGGCAAAATTACTAGTATTTTATTCCGTCTATTACACGGTCGTTGTGAAAATAGTTACGCGGGAAAATGTATTGGTCCAGGTTTGAACTTGTTACCGGAAGATAATCCCGAGCTACCTGAAGTCGTTACTGTAGAGTGGTTGAATAGTGGATGCACACTCTATCGACGCGAAGCATTACCAGAGCCATTATTTCCTCCCGTTTTTATAGGCTATTCCTTAATGGAAGATCTTTCTTTGTCATTGACTGTAGGTAAGAGATGGAAGCTTGCCAATGCCAGAACCGCAAGAATATTTCACGACAGTCAACCAGGTGAGGATAAAAATAACCCTGGGGTTTTAGCCAAAATGGATTTAGTCAATCGTCATTACGTGATGACGACAGTTTTAAATCGAGCGACACTACAAGATTATTTCAAGCTAACAATTTTGCAATTATTTGGTATTGCTACATCTTTAATCTCTTTGAGAGGTTGGTTAAATCTACCTGCAATACTCTGGGGAAAAATAATAGCGATCGCCGAGATTATCAATTCGGACTACGAGACATTAGAGCCTGGGGCGGCTAATAAGTAA
- a CDS encoding glycosyltransferase yields the protein MNPLVSVLIPCHNAERWIEQAITSALNQAYDNTEVIVVDDGSTDNSLEVIKTFDDYIYWETSINRGGNPTRNRLLEMSNGEWLQYLDSDDYLLPNKIAHQVKFLQQNVDADVVFSPIILQHHNRIVESILKEREPNLLALPKVLNLESADAIAQEILPIPEPHDPWILLARWYLPQTGSPLWRKEAIVDVGGWKEDQPCCQEHELYLRLLQGGRKFSYFGQAGSVYRQWSEFTVCKTNKAETYHRRLEIIDQIEEYLRTTQQLSEPRQDAINQARFECARIIWLTDKHWAKAIINQIRQTEINFIPSGNYAPRIYRLLYQVLGFNLAENLAQLKRQLILN from the coding sequence ATGAATCCTTTAGTTAGTGTCCTTATTCCTTGTCACAACGCCGAAAGGTGGATCGAACAAGCCATTACCAGTGCGCTCAACCAGGCTTATGACAATACTGAAGTCATAGTAGTTGACGATGGCTCAACTGATAATAGTTTAGAGGTTATTAAAACTTTTGATGATTACATTTATTGGGAAACTAGTATCAATCGAGGAGGAAATCCTACACGCAATCGGTTATTAGAAATGAGTAATGGAGAGTGGTTGCAATACTTAGATTCGGATGATTATTTGCTTCCAAACAAGATTGCCCATCAAGTAAAGTTTTTGCAGCAAAATGTTGATGCTGATGTTGTCTTTAGCCCTATTATCCTGCAACATCATAACCGCATAGTCGAATCAATATTGAAAGAGCGAGAACCAAATTTGTTGGCTTTACCTAAAGTTCTTAATCTGGAATCAGCAGATGCGATCGCTCAGGAAATATTACCTATCCCCGAACCTCACGATCCCTGGATACTTTTGGCTCGATGGTATCTGCCCCAAACAGGAAGCCCCCTCTGGCGCAAGGAAGCAATTGTTGATGTGGGTGGTTGGAAGGAAGATCAACCCTGTTGTCAGGAGCATGAACTATATCTGCGTTTACTTCAAGGAGGTAGAAAATTTAGTTATTTTGGACAAGCGGGTTCAGTATATCGACAGTGGAGTGAATTTACCGTTTGTAAAACTAATAAGGCTGAAACTTATCACCGAAGATTAGAAATAATTGACCAAATAGAAGAATATCTTAGAACAACTCAGCAGTTATCTGAACCAAGACAAGATGCTATTAACCAAGCGCGATTTGAATGCGCCAGGATTATTTGGTTGACCGATAAACATTGGGCAAAAGCTATTATTAATCAAATTCGCCAGACAGAAATTAATTTTATTCCTTCAGGCAATTATGCACCGAGAATATATCGACTGCTTTACCAGGTTCTGGGCTTCAATCTTGCTGAAAATTTAGCTCAACTCAAACGTCAACTCATACTCAATTGA
- a CDS encoding glycosyltransferase, with product MNEAPLKVLMMPDYRSDNPYQSLLADGLRSQGAEVVFPRGYRRVLPFYRAVQDNSATVLHLHWLTPYLKGEMWLMRFFYSLKMLIDLWLTRFKGVKIIWTIHNDLAHDCPFPKLELWLRKKLLKVADEIIVHNHATVEQLQLLDVTVIPHGHYRDVYQSSIPQSIARKQLNLPLDGYLYLNLGMIRPYKGIENLLQVWQANQTKFQAHNLLIAGKFLDSAYEKHIGALISKAEQVILQANFIPSDQMHLYFSAADVVVLPFTNILTSGSLILAMSYGKPVIAPSQGAIQEILQEADSLLYDPSDRQGLAKALKTSTQIDLQELSKQVRLASDRLDWDKIAQQTVQLYQTRKINY from the coding sequence ATGAATGAAGCTCCGCTAAAAGTTCTAATGATGCCTGATTATCGCTCAGATAATCCCTATCAGTCATTATTAGCTGATGGATTGCGATCGCAAGGAGCTGAAGTAGTTTTTCCCAGAGGATATCGGCGAGTATTACCGTTCTACCGTGCTGTCCAGGATAATTCTGCTACTGTCTTACATTTACATTGGCTCACTCCTTATCTAAAGGGTGAAATGTGGTTGATGAGATTTTTCTATAGTTTAAAGATGCTCATCGATCTCTGGTTAACTCGCTTCAAGGGAGTCAAAATAATTTGGACAATTCATAATGATCTTGCTCACGATTGTCCTTTTCCCAAGTTGGAATTATGGCTGAGAAAAAAACTGCTCAAGGTAGCTGATGAAATTATCGTTCACAATCACGCAACTGTAGAACAGCTTCAGCTTTTAGATGTTACTGTAATTCCTCATGGACATTATCGAGATGTCTATCAATCTTCCATTCCTCAATCAATAGCGAGAAAACAACTAAATTTGCCTTTAGATGGTTATCTGTATCTCAATTTGGGAATGATAAGACCATACAAGGGAATTGAAAATTTACTGCAAGTTTGGCAAGCAAACCAAACTAAATTTCAAGCCCATAACCTTTTAATTGCCGGGAAATTTTTAGATAGTGCCTATGAAAAACATATTGGAGCATTAATCTCGAAAGCCGAACAGGTGATATTGCAAGCAAATTTTATTCCATCTGACCAAATGCATCTATATTTTAGTGCTGCAGATGTTGTGGTTCTTCCATTTACTAATATTTTGACCTCTGGAAGTCTGATTTTGGCTATGTCTTATGGCAAACCAGTTATTGCACCATCTCAAGGGGCAATTCAGGAGATTCTCCAAGAAGCTGATAGTCTACTTTACGATCCCAGCGATCGCCAAGGACTGGCAAAAGCTCTCAAAACTAGTACTCAAATTGATCTTCAAGAATTAAGTAAGCAAGTTAGACTTGCAAGCGATCGCCTGGACTGGGACAAAATTGCTCAGCAAACTGTCCAACTCTACCAAACCCGAAAGATTAATTACTGA
- a CDS encoding polysaccharide pyruvyl transferase family protein, whose amino-acid sequence MKIAIFGYYNFFNAGDDRIQHCLKRIFSGHILVFFPHFLPPPNLKYLNTFDWIIIGGGGLVRERVGIWVNMSRWLKGLRANVGVIGLGVNSITPELSRELSTLLDYAQFFFVRDSKSKQLLNNDSRVEVYPDLTWCFPLAKTTDTFNNTIAINLTPCHEQKFEPDKWLERCSHQNLIPFPLYFTKNRDYWLLQKYFGDRPDAIASHPVPEEFDLQPLRTSKMLIACRFHAIVFAMQLGKPFIAINYDDKVKRLLTESNLAHLCLEPNEYHLLPEKINFVESHRHEIERTINIYATQQTYQAKIILDKLNQNIANTPLVEHPRAAFKRKIKELLKIN is encoded by the coding sequence ATGAAGATTGCTATTTTTGGCTATTATAATTTCTTTAATGCAGGAGACGATCGCATACAGCACTGCTTAAAAAGAATTTTTTCAGGACATATCTTGGTCTTCTTTCCACATTTTTTGCCGCCTCCTAACTTGAAATATTTGAATACTTTTGATTGGATAATTATTGGTGGTGGCGGACTGGTTAGGGAACGTGTTGGTATTTGGGTTAATATGTCCCGTTGGTTGAAAGGCTTAAGAGCTAATGTGGGAGTAATTGGCTTAGGAGTAAATAGTATTACTCCAGAATTGTCACGAGAATTATCTACCTTATTAGATTATGCTCAGTTCTTTTTTGTCAGGGATAGCAAAAGTAAACAGCTCTTAAATAATGACTCTAGAGTTGAAGTTTATCCCGATCTAACTTGGTGTTTTCCTCTGGCGAAAACCACAGATACTTTTAATAACACTATTGCAATTAATTTAACCCCATGTCACGAACAGAAATTTGAACCAGATAAATGGCTAGAAAGGTGTTCTCATCAAAATTTGATTCCTTTTCCACTATATTTTACGAAGAATCGCGACTACTGGTTACTGCAAAAGTATTTTGGCGATCGCCCTGATGCCATAGCTTCACACCCCGTACCGGAAGAATTTGATTTACAACCGCTAAGAACTAGCAAAATGTTAATTGCTTGTCGCTTTCACGCGATCGTATTTGCCATGCAACTTGGGAAACCATTTATTGCGATTAATTATGATGATAAGGTCAAAAGATTATTAACAGAAAGTAATTTAGCTCATTTGTGTTTAGAGCCAAATGAATATCATTTATTACCTGAAAAGATTAACTTTGTAGAATCTCATCGTCATGAAATCGAACGTACAATAAATATCTATGCTACCCAGCAAACTTATCAGGCTAAAATCATACTGGATAAATTAAATCAAAATATCGCCAATACTCCTCTGGTTGAACATCCTCGCGCAGCATTTAAACGAAAAATAAAAGAACTGTTAAAAATTAACTAA
- a CDS encoding ABC transporter ATP-binding protein, with amino-acid sequence MSEAVIKVENLGKKYTIGKQKQEKYTALRDVIADGAKSIIHRITNSSSQASSNREEFWALKDVSFEINQGDRVGIIGRNGAGKSTLLKVLSRITEPTTGRIKLRGRVASLLEVGTGFHPELTGRENIFLNGAILGMTKVEIKKKFDEIVDFAEVEKHLDTPVKRYSSGMYVRLAFAVAAHLEPEILIVDEVLAVGDAAFQKKCLGKMESAGQEGRTILFVSHNMSMVQNLCTRGILLQQGKISTDSSIENAVNCYLKTIEQSYSENLLDRQERIGKGQSQVAKVKILSDSGETSTLVTGKFAQFLFEITNLLPRLSCMFTIYDQLGTAIINFNSEQCSSHDLTNPEIGAKFICEIEQLPLLPGQYRLNVLIKGDGIIQDHLEGAAWFDVEPGAMQDRPIKIKDNGIKICVPHIWTVPV; translated from the coding sequence ATGTCAGAGGCAGTAATTAAGGTCGAAAATCTGGGAAAGAAATACACTATCGGCAAGCAAAAGCAGGAGAAGTATACTGCGCTGCGGGATGTGATTGCTGATGGAGCAAAATCAATCATCCACAGAATTACTAACTCATCATCTCAGGCTAGTAGTAATCGAGAAGAATTTTGGGCTTTAAAAGATGTTTCTTTTGAAATTAATCAAGGCGATCGCGTAGGAATTATTGGACGTAATGGCGCAGGTAAATCTACTCTTTTAAAAGTTCTCAGTCGGATTACTGAACCTACCACAGGCAGAATTAAACTGCGGGGGAGAGTTGCCAGTTTGTTAGAAGTGGGAACAGGGTTTCATCCTGAATTAACTGGTAGAGAAAATATTTTTCTTAACGGTGCTATCTTGGGCATGACCAAAGTGGAAATCAAAAAAAAGTTTGATGAGATTGTTGATTTTGCTGAAGTCGAAAAGCATTTAGATACTCCAGTCAAACGATATTCTTCGGGGATGTATGTACGCTTGGCTTTTGCTGTAGCAGCTCACTTGGAACCAGAAATCTTAATTGTAGATGAGGTATTAGCAGTAGGTGATGCAGCATTTCAAAAAAAATGTTTAGGTAAAATGGAATCTGCGGGTCAAGAAGGACGAACTATATTATTTGTTAGTCATAATATGAGCATGGTGCAGAATCTTTGTACCAGGGGAATTTTATTACAGCAAGGCAAAATTTCAACTGATTCTTCTATCGAAAATGCTGTTAATTGTTATCTCAAAACTATTGAACAATCTTACAGTGAAAATTTACTAGATCGCCAGGAAAGAATAGGTAAAGGACAGTCACAAGTAGCCAAAGTAAAGATATTAAGTGATAGTGGAGAAACTTCCACTTTAGTCACGGGAAAATTCGCACAATTTTTATTTGAAATTACTAATCTTTTACCTCGATTATCTTGTATGTTTACTATCTACGATCAATTAGGAACGGCGATCATAAATTTTAATAGTGAACAATGTAGTTCCCATGATTTAACCAATCCAGAAATAGGAGCAAAATTTATTTGTGAGATCGAACAACTTCCTTTATTACCAGGTCAATATCGGCTCAATGTTTTAATCAAGGGTGATGGAATAATACAAGATCATCTTGAAGGAGCAGCTTGGTTTGATGTAGAACCTGGAGCAATGCAAGATAGACCAATCAAGATTAAAGATAACGGAATTAAAATCTGTGTTCCACATATATGGACAGTGCCAGTTTAA
- a CDS encoding nucleotidyltransferase family protein encodes MKSTVESTSKFQIKLEQRRQQALLAANKCMQILRHNFGATEVFLCGSLAGESPWHWHSDIDIAVRGMTQESIWNAYSALEDSVPNWLQVDLIPLEFAPTHLVDRILHKIPMSENKYLALKSHIEDELKSIKGTIQTLIDLLKQKDTIPEVALIPALASYIADFYSGCERISERVAVYLDGGLPTSKDWHQELLKQVAEPGGYERPPLWSGSLLLELDEYRKFRHLERHIYKIRLKPDRVIALAENVEKVFNKIQSTITEFYQWLEQQAEEQELN; translated from the coding sequence ATGAAATCCACTGTAGAATCAACATCCAAATTTCAGATTAAACTAGAGCAAAGACGGCAACAAGCCTTGCTTGCAGCTAATAAATGTATGCAGATTTTGCGACATAATTTTGGTGCAACAGAAGTTTTTTTATGTGGTTCTTTAGCTGGAGAAAGTCCCTGGCATTGGCACTCAGATATAGACATTGCGGTTAGGGGCATGACTCAAGAGTCTATTTGGAATGCTTATTCAGCATTAGAAGACAGCGTACCCAATTGGTTGCAAGTAGATTTAATTCCTTTGGAATTTGCACCGACCCATCTAGTTGACCGTATTCTGCATAAAATACCTATGTCCGAGAACAAATACCTGGCATTAAAGTCTCACATCGAAGATGAATTGAAATCTATTAAGGGTACGATTCAAACGTTAATCGATCTATTGAAGCAAAAAGATACCATTCCCGAAGTGGCATTGATTCCTGCTCTGGCTAGCTATATTGCCGACTTTTATTCAGGATGTGAACGAATTAGCGAAAGAGTTGCTGTTTATTTAGATGGTGGATTGCCAACAAGTAAAGATTGGCATCAAGAATTATTAAAACAAGTCGCCGAGCCAGGAGGATATGAGCGTCCACCATTATGGAGTGGTTCATTGTTATTAGAACTCGATGAATATCGTAAGTTTCGACATTTAGAGCGTCATATCTACAAAATTCGCTTAAAACCAGATAGAGTAATTGCTTTAGCCGAAAATGTCGAAAAAGTTTTTAATAAAATTCAATCTACAATTACAGAATTTTATCAGTGGCTAGAGCAACAAGCTGAAGAACAAGAATTAAACTAG
- a CDS encoding ABC transporter permease, whose amino-acid sequence MVNHSPELIIEAGRSERQYWRDLWRYRELFYFLAWRDILVRYKQTIIGIAWALIRPFLTMVVFTVVFGKLANLPSEDAPYPILVFAAMLPWQFFANSLSECSNSLIGNANLISKVYFPRLIIPTSAVVVSFVDFMISGMILLGLMAWYDFVPSWRIVTLPLFIVIAFAASMGAGLWLASLNVQYRDFRYIVPFIVQFGLYISPVGFSSSIVPSQWRSLYSLNPMVGVIDGFRWAIIGGESNLYVPGFLLSLGLVMAFLLSGIWYFRRMERTFADVI is encoded by the coding sequence ATGGTTAACCATTCCCCAGAATTAATTATTGAAGCTGGTCGTAGTGAACGCCAGTATTGGCGAGATTTGTGGCGTTATCGAGAGTTGTTTTATTTTCTGGCTTGGCGAGATATCTTAGTTCGATATAAGCAAACTATTATTGGTATTGCCTGGGCGTTAATTCGACCTTTTTTGACGATGGTTGTCTTTACAGTGGTTTTTGGTAAACTAGCCAATTTACCATCTGAAGATGCTCCCTATCCGATTTTGGTATTTGCAGCAATGCTTCCCTGGCAATTCTTCGCTAATTCTCTTAGTGAATGCAGTAATAGTCTGATCGGAAATGCCAATTTGATTTCTAAAGTCTATTTCCCGCGATTAATTATTCCCACTAGTGCAGTGGTAGTAAGCTTTGTCGACTTTATGATTTCTGGGATGATTTTATTGGGGTTAATGGCTTGGTATGACTTTGTTCCTAGTTGGCGTATTGTAACCTTGCCATTATTTATAGTGATCGCCTTTGCCGCTTCGATGGGTGCTGGCTTGTGGCTGGCATCTCTCAATGTCCAATATCGTGATTTTCGCTATATTGTGCCGTTTATAGTGCAATTTGGGTTATATATTTCTCCTGTCGGTTTCAGTAGCAGTATTGTCCCATCTCAATGGCGATCGCTCTACTCTCTTAATCCGATGGTGGGAGTAATTGATGGTTTTCGTTGGGCTATTATTGGTGGTGAATCTAATTTGTATGTGCCAGGATTTTTGCTTTCCCTCGGATTGGTAATGGCATTTTTATTAAGTGGTATTTGGTATTTTAGGAGGATGGAACGTACTTTTGCCGATGTAATTTAA